A genomic window from Antedon mediterranea chromosome 4, ecAntMedi1.1, whole genome shotgun sequence includes:
- the LOC140047756 gene encoding melanocortin receptor 4-like, with protein MNDSAVNCDYTLKDILLFTFKTEERYLYCVVITYVLSILSLLLNIYMVYTFATEQTLHKRHYLFTVSLAITDAIFALTSLVSVSVGQSVGQTGTLILSVVRTSSVMASFQTLEGIAVERLFVIVLYPLDKNINSPKRILSGIAVIWGVSAVVAGCLHFINEFDILSVIVPIWNLTILIVVTITYAVIYRAIFKHEKKISAHRSQELQLSKKLLKTFSIIICTCTVCWLPADILSIVDLILKDDYCTYDYFVDVHAMEYNLALAYSFINPLVYGLGILELRTLNKKRMESMCSGCRQ; from the coding sequence ATGAATGACTCGGCGGTTAACTGTGACTACACTCTCAAAGACATTCTGTTGTTTACGTTTAAAACAGAGGAACGGTATTTATACTGCGTGGTTATTACGTATGTTTTAAGTATTTTGTCCCTGTTACTCAATATCTACATGGTGTATACGTTTGCAACGGAACAGACGCTTCACAAACGTCATTATCTGTTCACGGTATCGTTAGCAATTACGGATGCGATATTCGCTCTGACGTCATTGGTTTCGGTAAGCGTTGGTCAGTCTGTCGGTCAAACGGGAACTCTGATCCTGTCAGTAGTTAGAACTTCATCGGTCATGGCTTCATTTCAAACACTAGAAGGTATTGCTGTAGAGAgattgtttgttattgttttgtaCCCACTggataaaaacataaattctcCCAAAAGAATTCTTAGCGGGATTGCAGTCATTTGGGGAGTATCAGCAGTCGTGGCTGGTTGTCTGCACTTCATTAACGAGTTTGACATCCTCTCAGTGATCGTTCCTATTTGGAATCTTACCATACTGATTGTGGTTACTATCACGTACGCTGTTATCTACCGAGCTATCTTTAAACACGAGAAGAAGATATCTGCGCATCGATCACAAGAATTGCAACTATCGAAAAAGTTACTGAAAACGTTCTCAATCATTATATGTACTTGTACAGTGTGTTGGCTGCCCGCAGATATTTTGTCTATTGTTGATTTGATATTGAAAGATGACTATTGTACGTATGATTACTTTGTTGATGTACACGCAATGGAATACAACTTGGCTTTAgcttattcatttattaatccTTTAGTGTATGGTCTTGGAATATTGGAGTTGCGCACTCTGAACAAAAAAAGGATGGAAAGTATGTGCAGTGGATGTAGACAATGA
- the LOC140046236 gene encoding geranylgeranyl transferase type-2 subunit beta-like isoform X2: protein MTEFLRLNGVYWGITVMDLMKQLDRMNKNDILKFISDCQHECGGVSSSLKHDPHLLYTLSAIQILTIYNSLDTINIEKVVEYVSGLQQKDGSFMGDKWGEIDTRFSFCAVACLALLGRLDAIDVDKAVEFVIACMNFDGGFGCRPGSESHSGQIYCCLGVLSITNSLHFVNVDMLGWWLCERQLPSGGLNGRPEKLPDVCYSWWVLASLKIIGKIHWIDKKKLETYILACQDDETGGFADRPGNMVDPFHTLFGIAGLSLLGSYTEDIKLVNPVYCMPEYILKQNNICPQIL, encoded by the exons ATGACAGAATTTCTAAGATTAAATGGCGTGTACTGGGGAATCACAGTCATGGACTTAATGAAGCAACTTGATAGAATGAACAAAAATGACATTCTCAAGTTCATATCAGATTGTCAGCATGAATGTGGAGGGGTTAGCAGTAGTCTTAAACATGATCCACACCTGCTTTATACACTTAGTGCAATACAG ATTTTAACCATTTATAACAGTTTAGACACAATTAACATTGAAAAGGTTGTTGAGTATGTGTCAGGTCTACAGCAAAAAGATGGATCATTTATGGGAGATAAATGGg GTGAGATTGACACTAGATTTTCATTTTGTGCTGTTGCCTGTTTGGCATTGCTA gGTAGGCTTGATGCCATAGATGTAGACAAGGCTGTAGAGTTCGTCATTGCCTGTATGAATTTTGACGGTGGTTTTGGATGCCGCCCAGGTTCAGAATCACATTCTGGTCag ATATACTGTTGTTTAGGTGTACTATCTATAACAAATTCTCTGCATTTTGTGAATGTTGATATGCTAGGCTGGTGGCTGTGTGAACGTCAACTACCATCAGGTGGCCTCAATG GTAGACCAGAGAAGCTACCAGATGTATGCTATTCATGGTGGGTGTTGGCATCATTGAAGATCATTGGTAAGATTCACTGGATTGATAAAAAGAAACTTGAGACGTACATCCTAGCGTGTCAAGATGATGAGACAGGAGGATTTGCTGACAGACCTGGCAATATG GTGGATCCTTTCCATACACTGTTTGGCATAGCTGGTCTTTCACTACTTGGTAGCTACACAGAAGACATCAAACTAGTCAACCCTGTATACTGTATGCCTGAGTACATCctgaaacaaaacaatatttgtcCTCAAATTTTATGA
- the LOC140046236 gene encoding geranylgeranyl transferase type-2 subunit beta-like isoform X1, producing MGTQVKDVVIKADAPTELLLKKHADYIEAYGKKEDGYEFVMTEFLRLNGVYWGITVMDLMKQLDRMNKNDILKFISDCQHECGGVSSSLKHDPHLLYTLSAIQILTIYNSLDTINIEKVVEYVSGLQQKDGSFMGDKWGEIDTRFSFCAVACLALLGRLDAIDVDKAVEFVIACMNFDGGFGCRPGSESHSGQIYCCLGVLSITNSLHFVNVDMLGWWLCERQLPSGGLNGRPEKLPDVCYSWWVLASLKIIGKIHWIDKKKLETYILACQDDETGGFADRPGNMVDPFHTLFGIAGLSLLGSYTEDIKLVNPVYCMPEYILKQNNICPQIL from the exons ATG GGAACCCAAGTAAAAGATGTGGTAATCAAAGCTGATGCACCCACAGAACTATTGCTAAAGAAACATGCTGATTACATTGAAGCCTACGGCAAGAAAGAAGACGGCTAT GAGTTTGTTATGACAGAATTTCTAAGATTAAATGGCGTGTACTGGGGAATCACAGTCATGGACTTAATGAAGCAACTTGATAGAATGAACAAAAATGACATTCTCAAGTTCATATCAGATTGTCAGCATGAATGTGGAGGGGTTAGCAGTAGTCTTAAACATGATCCACACCTGCTTTATACACTTAGTGCAATACAG ATTTTAACCATTTATAACAGTTTAGACACAATTAACATTGAAAAGGTTGTTGAGTATGTGTCAGGTCTACAGCAAAAAGATGGATCATTTATGGGAGATAAATGGg GTGAGATTGACACTAGATTTTCATTTTGTGCTGTTGCCTGTTTGGCATTGCTA gGTAGGCTTGATGCCATAGATGTAGACAAGGCTGTAGAGTTCGTCATTGCCTGTATGAATTTTGACGGTGGTTTTGGATGCCGCCCAGGTTCAGAATCACATTCTGGTCag ATATACTGTTGTTTAGGTGTACTATCTATAACAAATTCTCTGCATTTTGTGAATGTTGATATGCTAGGCTGGTGGCTGTGTGAACGTCAACTACCATCAGGTGGCCTCAATG GTAGACCAGAGAAGCTACCAGATGTATGCTATTCATGGTGGGTGTTGGCATCATTGAAGATCATTGGTAAGATTCACTGGATTGATAAAAAGAAACTTGAGACGTACATCCTAGCGTGTCAAGATGATGAGACAGGAGGATTTGCTGACAGACCTGGCAATATG GTGGATCCTTTCCATACACTGTTTGGCATAGCTGGTCTTTCACTACTTGGTAGCTACACAGAAGACATCAAACTAGTCAACCCTGTATACTGTATGCCTGAGTACATCctgaaacaaaacaatatttgtcCTCAAATTTTATGA
- the LOC140047162 gene encoding uncharacterized protein, translating to MFRPTFRRSEEGALILEDTSAAVVFNSLRKRPTGKCLTPDDVRQDALKEVCRLGGNTKDECDVLGCYKFQHSKYSGQTFKWMVENVLEYAVCFVIKMANEIPSTSSLSINKFNFKRYLESFPEGKEAIAMKEIKRRRKCPTRQTSYIPVGIKLQQVEDVTDETLSGTDVFDASLQPSTSYAPAQPNTSYEPVSTMPSTTITIKQSEDCLIPDKWKKNLPEIDQQWISKTLFKKSKKGTAELDSTKLKQLWYYPPQPDPLNKNIPMANSYFGHRLLLWLPRKTWQVKLVCPRPECKSYPLTSGGLHGIVRPVLDLDCHYFLATEQLRCSNCKQRQIGWSENILKQLDLAHRLQFPVVLSYHLACDNRVLQLLKYRGLGNSPSQLRQQVLEQHTRRWNERVALYLENCKKFCGSRDDYVIAASKFDEVSKMIPVPSVQWFLTIYCNEVMGRIDELKASITSTFGRVLKIDSTKRIVRKLAGRACGTGAWATNVGNEYGQVLITVLTAAEGCGLNNMTNGIINRYALAGVPPPEILYVDRDCCGHSSIRKMFSAWPDMKIRLDIWHFMRRIAAACSTESHQLYPIFLKRLSACIFEWSADDVERLKLAKREQLIASKKHSNPTDDIILKNISKKEYALHCRRTTRGTRETANLIRELLTSLDGEEGRDTMGVPLLDSEQTWDIWSSQERHIACIQDPEGIPLYTKTSEMLKGGVTLPVYRCARGSTSLESFHLHLNRFIPGERASDLHFQAYLMDGLVRWNANRALAATQSGGTISSTYSGLHQHALNILAEQVIGKKVYKSFIIPNKYTGELIGVEYLYNQSNKVLETQFPVKTDTIYDEDFDEEIYTFDVDEGYDDKTQPDYKPPKRCFKPRNAKEPSPPQLEPLPSCDDNDDDDGEGKAALFDTELEDSTGPDNIPGYAKVEALADYLMQFKEDSGVISQSHAEHVAKLWNNLDAYDKTIKRKARHQDYLTKGRFKKSKTTSVIPGVESTRRCFLGQNTGPAQWPDCNRYMECIITKLCEAYPSTVSIEGKRFQRWPLITKGYKNIRRKVLSNGHLMLFAKLQLMEINRTTLIQWYNRTSKKQERQVLESGISATIPKLVSDKTLLEPLTKPAVLNVHTSAPSFTFVLPKNTSGLATLGNRPSIPVPGEIAKPPPSVPEASSTRIPRTTLLYRKRVAKDISEGKPIKIYKPRTSAIVCSKCKQPRLNKNHTQYYGNWYCAATSDVTFKEWKSAMVAIRRLRQERKKKQQKE from the exons atgttCAGACCAACTTTTCGGCGCAGTGAAGAGGGTGCCTTAATTCTTGAAGATACATCTGCTGCTGTAGTATTTAACAGCTTGAGAAAACGACCAACTGGCAAGTGTCTAACTCCTGATGATGTACGCCAAGATGCCTTGAAGGAGGTGTGCAGGCTGGGTGGAAACACCAAAGATGAATGTGATGTGTTGGGCTGCTACAAGTTTCAGCATAGTAAATACAGTGGACAAACATTCAAGTGGATGGTCGAAAATGTACTGGAATATGCAGtatgttttgttattaaaatgGCTAATGAAATTCCAAGTACAAGTTCACTTAGTATTAACAAATTCAACTTTAAGAGGTACTTGGAGTCTTTCCCAGAAGGCAAAGAAGCCATagcaatgaaagaaataaaacgCCGCAGGAAATGCCCAACTAGACAGACATCGTACATACCTGTTGGCATTAAGCTACAACAGGTTGAGGATGTCACAGATGAAACACTTTCTGGTACTGATGTCTTTGATGCTTCTTTGCAACCATCAACCTCATATGCACCAG CTCAACCAAATACATCTTATGAACCTGTTAGTACTATGCCATCCACTACAATAACTATCAAACAGAGTGAAG ATTGTCTCATACCAGATAAATGGAAGAAGAACTTGCCCGAGATCGATCAGCAGTGGATTTCAAAAACCTTATTCAAGAAATCGAAGAAGGGGACTGCAGAGTTGGATTCAACTAAACTCAAACAACTTTGGTATTATCCACCTCAACCGGATCCGCTCAACAAAAACATACCCATGGCCAACAGTTACTTCGGTCATCGTCTTCTTCTTTGGTTGCCCCGCAAGACTTGGCAGGTCAAGCTGGTCTGCCCTCGGCCAGAATGCAAGAGCTATCCACTAACATCAGGCGGCCTCCATGGAATCGTTCGTCCGGTCCTGGATTTAGACTGCCACTACTTTCTTGCAACAGAGCAACTGAGGTGCTCTAATTGCAAACAAAGACAAATTGGCTGgagtgaaaacattttaaagcaaCTTGATTTAGCACATCGCCTTCAGTTTCCTGTTGTACTTTCGTATCACTTGGCCTGCGACAACCGGGTCCTGCAGCTTCTAAAGTACCGCGGTCTCGGTAACAGTCCATCACAGCTTCGCCAACAAGTCTTAGAACAACACACAAGGCGGTGGAATGAGAGAGTGGCTCTCTACTTAGAAAATTGCAAGAAGTTCTGTGGTTCTCGTGATGATTATGTCATTGCTGCTTCTAAATTTGATGAGGTGTCTAAAATGATTCCTGTTCCCTCTGTCCAATGGTTCCTTACCATCTACTGCAACGAAGTAATGGGAAGAATCGACGAACTCAAGGCTTCTATCACATCGACGTTCGGAAGAGTGTTGAAGATTGACTCGACCAAAAgg ATTGTAAGGAAGCTAGCCGGTCGTGCATGTGGAACAGGAGCGTGGGCAACAAACGTCGGAAATGAGTACGGCCAGGTGCTCATTACAGTCCTGACTGCTGCAGAAGGATGTGGCTTAAACAACATGACAAACGGCATCATTAACCGATATGCTTTGGCAGGCGTACCTCCTCCCGAGATTCTCTACGTCGACCGTGACTGCTGCGGTCATTCAAGCATAAGGAAGATGTTCAGCGCCTGGCCTGACATGAAAATTCGTCTGGACATCTGGCACTTCATGAGGAGAATTGCTGCAGCTTGTTCAACAGAATCACATCAGTTGTATCCGATATTTCTCAAACGTCTTTCCGCTTGCATTTTTGAGTGGAGCGCTGACGATGTTGAACGTCTGAAGCTCGCCAAGCGTGAACAGCTCATTGCAAGCAAGAAGCATTCCAACCCAACAGACGACATCATATTGAAAAACATCAGCAAGAAGGAGTATGCTTTACATTGTCGCAGGACAACACGAGGGACTCGCGAGACTGCCAACCTAATCCGAGAGCTGCTGACTTCCCTCGATGGTGAAGAAGGCCGTGACACAATGGGCGTCCCACTCTTAGACTCTGAACAGACCTGGGATATCTGGAGCTCACAAGAGCGACACATCGCCTGCATCCAGGATCCAGAAGGCATCCCGCTCTACACAAAAACCAGTGAGATGCTTAAGGGTGGAGTTACCTTGCCAGTATATCGTTGCGCAAGAGGCTCCACTTCTTTGGAATCGTTTCATCTTCACCTTAACAGGTTTATTCCAG GTGAGCGTGCTAGCGACTTACATTTCCAAGCTTACCTGATGGATGGACTTGTTCGATGGAATGCAAACCGTGCACTAGCCGCTACCCAGTCTGGAGGAACCATCTCCAGTACATATAGTGGACTGCATCAGCATGCTCTCAACATACTGGCAGAGCAAGTGATTGGCAAAAAAGTGTACAAAAGTTTTATCATTCCAAACAAGTACACTGGAGAACTCATCGGAGTGGAGTACCTGTACAACCAGTCGAACAAAGTGCTCGAAACTCAATTTCCTGTCAAAACAGATACCATTTATGATGAAGACTTTGATGAAGAAATTTACACTTTTGATGTTGATGAAGGGTATGATGACAAGACTCAACCAGACTACAAACCACCTAAGCGTTGTTTTAAACCTCGAAATGCTAAAGAACCCTCACCACCCCAGCTGGAGCCCTTGCCTTCATGtgacgataatgatgatgatgatggtgaaggAAAAGCAGCCCTTTTTGACACA gaACTTGAGGATTCCACTGGACCGGACAACATTCCAGGCTACGCCAAAGTTGAAGCCCTGGCAGACTACCTTATGCAGTTTAAGGAAGACAGTGGAGTGATAAGTCAAAGTCATGCTGAACATGTCGCAAAGTTGTGGAACAACCTGGATGCTTATGACAAAACCATTAAGCGCAAAGCACGGCATCAAGATTACCTGACGAAAGGCAGGTTCAAGAAAAGTAAAACTACTTCCGTAATACCTGGTGTCGAAAGCACTCGACG atgcTTCTTAGGTCAGAACACCGGGCCAGCTCAGTGGCCGGACTGCAATCGATATATGGAGTGCATTATTACAAAACTATGTGAAGCGTATCCATCTACCGTATCTATCGAAGGTAAACGTTTCCAGCGCTGGCCGCTCATTACCAAAGGCTACAAGAACATTCGTCGGAAAGTGCTATCGAATGGACACCTGATGTTGTTTGCTAAGCTTCAGTTGATGGAGATAAATCGTACGACACTCATCCAGTG GTACAACAGAACGTCAAAGAAGCAAGAGCGGCAAGTGTTGGAATCTGGCATCTCGGCAACAATACCCAAACTTGTCTCTGATAAAACCCTACTTGAACCTTTAACCAAGCCAGCGGTGCTAAACGTTCATACAAGCGCTCCATCTTTCACATTTGTCCTACCAAAAAACACTTCCGGCCTAGCGACTCTAGGAAACAGACCGTCGATCCCAGTTCCTGGCGAGATAGCAAAACCACCACCGTCAGTCCCTGAGGCTAGCAGTACTCGTATTCCTAGAACTACCCTCTTGTACAGAAAACGAGTGGCTAAAGACATATCGGAAGGGAAACcgatcaaaatatacaaaccaAGAACGTCTGCGATTGTGTGCTCAAAGTGTAAGCAACCAAGATTAAATAAGAACCACACTCAGTACTATGGAAATTGGTATTGTGCTGCAACATCTGATGTGACTTTTAAAGAATGGAAATCGGCTATGGTTGCCATCCGTCGCCTTCGTCAAGAGAGGAAAAAAAAGCAGCAAAAAGAATGA